Proteins from one Nicotiana tabacum cultivar K326 chromosome 23, ASM71507v2, whole genome shotgun sequence genomic window:
- the LOC142177215 gene encoding uncharacterized protein LOC142177215 — translation MEVYIDDMLVKSIQAGDHFQHLPDTYEILHKYNMKLNPKNVLLVWLQFEWADECQQALKDLKSYLSNPPMLAKPKDGERLLIYLVMSKVVELSGRLAKWEIELSEHDIIYQPRTAIKSQVLVDFVADVSTNLVPGAEKELQVFTGANPGTWNFFTYGSSNVKAVGLGIVLIPPSGNVIKQAIKYYQITNNEAEYETVIAGLELARELGIEQIVIKSDSQLVVNQMQGTYMEREMLM, via the exons atggaagtttacatagacgatatgttggtcaagtcaaTACAGGCGGGGGATCATTTTCAACACTTGCCAGACACCTATGAGATTCTCCACAAGTACAATATGAAGTTAAACCCAAAAAATGTGCTTTTGGTGTggcttcag TTTGAATGGGCTGACGAGTGCCAACAAGCTCTCAAGGACCTAAAGTCGTATCTATCAAATCCGCCTATGTTAGCCAAACCAAAAGACGGTGAAAGATTGCTCATTTACCTCGTTATGTCAAAAGTAGTG GAATTATCAGGAAGATTAGCTAAATGGGAAATAGAACTCAGTGAGCATGATATCATCTATCAGCCTAGGACTGCAATAAAATCGCAGGTGTTAGTAGATTTTGTAGCGGATGTTAGCACGAATTTAGTTCCTGGAGCAGAAAAGGAACTACAAGTGTTTACCGGAGCTAATCCGGGGACTTGGAACTTTTTTACTTATGGTTCCTCAAATGTTAAAGCAGTAGGTTTAGGAATTGTTTTAATTCCACCCTCAGGTAATGTGATAAAACAGGCAATAAAATATTATCAAatcactaacaatgaggcagaatatGAAACTGTGATTGCAGGCTTGGAACTGGCACGAGAACTTGGTATCGAACAAATTGTGATCAAAAGTGACTCGCAGCTGGTTGTTAATCAAATGCAGGGGACTTACATGGAAAGAGAGATGCTAATGTAG